The sequence GGCGATGCCTATGACGCCATTGCGGATATGGCCACGCGTGGAGCGCCGCTGATCGGCGCCGTTGCGGCCTATGGCCTGGCGCTGGCGTTGCGTGAGGATCCCGGCGTCGCGTCGCTCGAACGCGCTTTCGCGCATCTCGCCTCAGCCCGTCCAACGGCGGTCAATCTGCGCTGGGCGCTGGAAAGAGTGCGCGCCACCGTCGTGAAGCAGCCGATCGGGGAACGGGCCGCGCTTGCCTATGCCGAAGCCGCTCGTCTGTGCGACGAGGATGTCGCCGCCAACCGGGCGATCGGGGAAGCCGGCCTGCCCCTCATCCGGGAGATCGCGGCGCGCAAGGGCGGAGCGCCGGTCAACATCCTGACCCACTGCAACGCCGGATGGCTGGCGACGGTCGATTGGGGCACGGCGACGGCGCCCATCTATCTCGCCCATGACGAGGGCGTCGCCGTCCATATCTGGGTCGACGAAACCCGGCCGCGCAATCAGGGAGCGTTGACCGCCTTCGAACTGGCGGGCCATGGCGTCTCGCACAGCCTGATCGTCGACAATGCGGGTGGCCTGCTGATGCAGCAGGGCAGGGTGGACATGGTCATCGTCGGCACCGACCGGGTGACGGCGAATGGCGATGTCTGCAACAAGATCGGCACCTATTTAAAGGCGCTGGCGGCGCAGGCGCATGGCGTGCCTTTCTATGTCGCGCTGCCGCTCAGCACCTATGATCCGGCAACCCCGGATGGAGCAAGCGTGCCGATCGAGGAGCGCGCCGCCGATGAAATACGGTTCATGACGGGTCCCGACGATCATGGCGTCGCGGCGCGAATCGGCGTCACCGCTTCGCCCGCCGTGAATCCGGCTTTCGATATTACGCCTGCCGGACTGGTTACGGCCTATATCATTCAAACCGGGCTTGTCACCGATGCGAAGCGGCTGGGATAAAGCATGTTCAATAGCTCCCATTGGTGACGATGATACTGGCGCTGATCGTCGCGGACGGCATGGGCACCAGGGCCGCATAGCGCATCATCGGGCTGCCGCTCATATTATAGCTCACCCGCACCCGGAAGGTGCCGGTCGCATCGGCTCCCGCCATGACGACCGGCCCGCCCCCCGCCGCCAGCAGCGTGCCATAGCCGTTGATCACCGCCTGCGCCCGGCTCTGCGCCAGCGATGTGCGCTCAGTGGTGGAGAGGCCCGCCACGGCGGCCCGGGCGCCCTCGACGGCTGCATGGCGCACGCCCATCAGCGCCGCGAAGTAAAAGGAATAGAGTATGATCGCGAAGACCAGCATCAACAGCGCGGGCGCCAGCAGCGCGAATTCCAGCGCCGCCAGCCCCCGCTCGCATGCGAGCAGGCGGCGCACCCGGCTCCGCATCAGCTTGACGGAATGCTGTTGAACATCGTGGTGAAGGCGGCGCCGAGCTGCGTCCTGAAATTGGTGCCCACCGCGACGATCGCCGCCACCACCACCGCGCCCAGCACGGCATATTCCACGGCGGTCAGCCCTTTTTCATCCCGCGCCAATTTCGCGATCAGCGATCCCAGAAACTTGTTCATCCCACTTCTCCTTATTCCCTCCATGATGACCGGCGGCGAGCGGGGGAGGGGCCCGCCCGCCGCCAGATCTCACACCAGCACCGGCACCCCGCAGCGCGCCCCGGTCGCCCAGAGCGTCGCATGGCCAAGCTGTATGCCCAGCGCGCCGAGCAGATTGGTGACCAGCGGATCGATGGTGGTTCCGACCAGCGCCGCCAGCGGATTGACGACGCCGCTCAATAGTTGCGACCGGGCGAGCGTCTTGGTCGCATCGCAGACGATCGGAAGGCAGGCGCCCAGCAACTGCACCTCCAATCCGTCCGGCGCGCCAAGGCTGCTGGCCAGCGATGTCAGTAGCGGCCCGACCTGCGATCCATTGCCAATGCTGGCGGACGTACCCGGCGATCCCGGACGGCCGATCGTGCCCTGTCCGCCGGGGCCGAAGACCAGCGCGCCGCTATTGCCCATGACCGGCTGCGCCACGGCGCGGCCGTCCACGGCGACGACGCCCAGCGCGTTGACGATCCGGGCCGGCTGCACCTCGGCGGCGGACAGGGCGGGCATGGGCCGCGTCATCGCGCCGGCGGGCAGGGTGCCGATATAGGCGTTGACGAGGCCGGTGCTGGCCTGGACCGTGACGCGCATATCCCGCGCCTGTTCGGCCGTGTCGGGGCAGTCGATGGCGCTCACCTGCCCCTGCGCCGCCGCAATGTCGATCGTCACCGGCAGATTGACCGACACCAGCGGGACGCCCAGCAAGGTGACATTCTTGATGCCGACATCCAGTTGCAGCCGCAATGCGGATGTCGCGGCGCTGGTTTCCCCCGCCGGGCCGAAGGAAAAGCGCGGCCGGTCCATCGGCCCGGTCGCCATGCCGGCCAGCAGGACGCTGCTGCCCGGCGCGATCGTGCCGACCGCATCGGACAGGTCGACCGTGCCGCTTCCCGCCTGCACCGCGAAGGAAAAGAGCTGATAGGCGTTGATCCCGGCGCGCAAGGCGGGTTTCTCATTCGCGCCGCCCACCGGCATGTTCTTCCACACGCCAAGGCCGAACAGCCCTTTTAGCGGCACGGTATAGCCGTTGCCGACCTGCCCCGCGAGCAGGGTCAGCGTGGCGGCGGTCGCGGCGTTGTCGGCGGCGCTGGCGGCGGCATGGAGCAGATCCTGCAACCCCACCGTCCGGGCGGTGAGCGCGGCATAGGTTCCGCTTTCCCCCACCCGCTGCGCCAGCGCATCGAAGAACAGGCCCGCATCGACATTGCTGGCCATCAACGCCTCGACATCGGCGGTGGAGAGGTGCAGCTTGATGCCCAGCAGCGCGCCCAGCAGATCATTGACGCTGTTCACCAGCGCATTGGTGACGGTCAGGATGCCGGAGGTGATGCCGACCCCTGCCTCATCGATGCGCGCGGCGGTGGCGCTGGCGGCGAGTTCGGGCAGCGGATTGGCCGGTCCCAGCACATGCATCAGGAACTGCCGTGCAGGCTTTCCAGTCCGGATGCGCACAGCATTCACCCGTCCGTTGCCCGGACACAGCGCCATGCTGGCATCGAAACGCTGCGCAGCGCCGAGTCCCGCATCGGCGCAATAGCGGCCTGTCTCCACCGAGCGGAGAATGGCCGGATCATAGCCGTTGCGGGTCAGGCTGTCCCGTGCCCGCGCCGTCGCCTGCGCGGGGTTCATCGCGGCGGCCAGCGCGGCCGCATCGGTCGCGGCGCGCAGATTGCGCTCGCTCACATAATAAAGCCCCGCATCCAGCGCGAAGCCCGCCGCGCCTATCAGCACCGCGCCCAAAGCCGCGATCATCGGCGCCACGGCGGCCGACTGGTCGCGCCAGAGGGAGCTGACCCTTGCCCCATGCGAACCGTGTTCCTGCGAAGGCAGGAACCCAGTCCCGCCGCCCGATCTGGGTTCCTGCCTTCGCAGGAACACGCGGCGCTTCCACTCAATCATGTCGCTCGTCCGGCGCCCGCTCGACCCGCCGCCCGATGGACTCCAGATAAAGCTGCCGGATACGCGCAGCCTCTTCCGCCGAAAGCTCTGCCTCCTCGCGGGCGGGCGCCTTCAACTGCGCTTCAATTACTTGTCGCGCCGCGCTCTCCACCGGCAGCGGCGGGGGCGGGGAAGGGGAAGCCAGCATCAACAACAGCACCATCATCGATCAGCCTCCCTTCCCGATCCGAACGGCCTCTGCCGCCAGTTTCCGCCGCAGCCCGCCATCCCTGATCCGCCGCAGCCCCGCCTCGGCCTCCGCGTCCCGCCCGCCGACGATCAGCGCCAGCAGTAGATTGTTGCGAATGACCGCCATTTGCGGCGCCAGGTCGCTCGCGCCGCGCAACGCCTCTATCGCCGCCCCAGCCTGCCCGGCGCGCAGCAGCGCATAGCCCAGCGCATTGCGCAGCAACGGATCGGCTGGGCTGGCGCGGCCCGCCTGCTCGTAAAAAGCCGCAGCCTCCGCCCAGCGCCCACGCGCCGCCAGCAAATGCCCGCGTACCGCGCTGACCCCGCCGTCCGCCGTCTCGACCGGCAAGGGCACCGCCTCCGCCGCATCGATCTGACCCAGATCGATCAGGCTGTTGACCCGCAGCAGCCGCGCTTCGGCATCGCCCGGATAGCGCCGCTCGAAATCGTCGAGATAGGCCAGCGCCGCCCGGGGCCGCCCGTCGCCGCGCGCCTGATGGATGAGTTGCAGATAAAGGCCGCGTGTATCCGGCGCCTCCTTCGCTTGCACAGGCGCAGCCGTCATCAGCAACGCCGCCAGCATGAACCGCCTCATTGCGAAATCCCCCGCAAGGTATCGAAGATCGCCACCACCGGCGGCCCGCCCAGCACCACGAACAGAGCGGGCATGAAGAAGAGGATCATCAGCACCACCATCCGCACGGTAATGCCGCCCATCGCCTCGCGCGCCCGCATGACGCGGCGCTGGGTGAACTCGCGCACGAATTCGCGCAGGGCAGGGGCCAGCTCGATCCCCTGGAACAGCGCCTGCCGGAACAGCGCCGCCAGCTCCTTCGCCCCGTTCACCGCCACCCGCGCCGCCCAGCGGTCCAGCGCCAGTTCATAGCGCATCCCCCGGTCGAGATCGGCCACCAGCATCGCGATCAGCCGCGCATGATGCGGCACGGCGATGCTTTCATCCCGCGCAATGGAACGGAAGCATTGGTCGAGCGAAATCCCGCTCTCCAGCATCATCAGCATCAGGTCGAGCAGGAAGGGAAATTCCGCCATGATCGCCTGCGCCCGCCGCGCCGCGAGCAGATGGATCGCCTGCTTGGCCCCGACATAGGTCAGGCCGGCGGCGATCACGATCAACAGCGGCTGGGCGAAGAAACCGCCCCACATCATTCTGGAAACGACCATCACCGCCGTCGCCGCGCCGCCGGTCGCCGCCATGCGTGCCCACACGAACCAGTCGGCCGCCCGCGCATTCTGGAAGCCCGCCAGCATCAGCTTGGCCGCGATTTCCGACTTGTCCCGCCCACGCGCCGCAAAGGCTCCGGGCAGCCGAAAGGTGGTCCGTTCCCCGGCCATCCCCAGCCGCGCCTCCAGCCGCTGGTCGGCCAGCAGCATTCGCACTCCGGCGAAAGCGCAAACCGCCCCCATGGCCGCACAGAAAAGAAATAGAGCCCCCATCAGAAGGCGAGCCTCATCACCCGCCGCATGACCAGCATCCCCATTCCTTGCAGCACCACTGCCACGACCGCGAGCCTGTGGCCCCGCGGATCATTGACGAAAAAATCGATATAGCTGGGGTTCATGGCCACCAGCAGCGCCATCGCCACCAGCGGCATGACGATCAACACCCGTCCGCTGATCTTCGCTTCGGAAATGGCGGCCTTCAGCTCGCGCTTGATCCGGATGCGCTCGCGCAGGATGTTGGCCAGGTTCAGCAGCACCGCCGAAATCGACCCGCCATAGCGCATATTGGTGCGGATCGCGGCGGCGAGCATCGATATTTCAGGAACGCGCAGCCGCTCCGCCAGCATCTGCATCGCGTCGGCCACCGGCGCGCCCAGTTCCAGCCGCCGCGCAACCGGGGCGATATAGGCCTGCACGATGGCGGGCGCATCGGCCAGCGCCCGCTCCAGCGCCTGCGCCAGCGAATTGCCGACCGCCTGCATCTGCCGCACGGCGTCGATATAATAAGGCAGCGCCTCGATCAGCGCCTCGACCCGCCGCTGCGCCCGCCGTCGCACCCAGGCCAGCAGCCCCAGCGGCACCCCGGCGATCACCGCCAAAGCCGCCACCGGCCCCGCCGCCAGCAAGGCAACCAACGCCGCCAGCACCAGCACGCCGCCGAAAATCCCCAAGGCCTGCGTCGTGACGTCGATCTGCGCCTGCGCCAGCAAGGGCGCGACGACATCCGGCGCCGCCAGCACCACCCGCCGCTGCGCCACCGCCGCCGAAGCCAGGCCCAACCGCCGGTCGATCACCGCCCGCTGCCGCGCCTGTTCCGCCAGCAATTGCCAGCCGATCCCCGCGACGATCAGCAGCGAGAGGATAAGGAAAGCCGCCCCGCTCAGCACGACCGCCCGCTCCGATAATCCCGCAGCCGCTCCGTAAAATAGGGCCGCAGCGACAGGGTGCGAAACTCCCCCAACCCCGACAAAGCAGGCTGTTCCTGAAAGACGAACAGCTCATTCAGGGAATAGGCGTCGCCCTCCAACCCCGTCACTTCGCTGACCGACATCACCCGCCGGCTGCCATTGGAAAGCCGCTGCAACTGCACCACCACATGCACGCTGTTGGCGATGAAGCGCCGGATCGCGCGAATGTCGCTCTGCACCCCGGCAAAGCCCAGCAGCATCTCCAGCCGGGCAAAGGCGTCCCTTGGACTATTGCCGTGCAGGGTCGCCATCGACCCGTCATGGCCGGTCGACATGGCCTGCAACATCTCGACCGCCTCGACCCCGCGCACTTCGCCCAAAATGATCCGGTCCGGCCGCATCCGCAGCGCATTGCGTACCAGTTCGCGGCTGCTCACCTCCCGGCTGCCGTCGACGGTCGGCGGCCGCGTCTCTAGCCGCACCACATGGCTCTGCCGCAATTGCAGTTCAGCCGCATCCTCGATGGTGATCAGCCGCTCCCGATCCCCGATGAAGGTCGACAGCATGTTGAGCAAAGTCGTCTTGCCCGCCCCGGTCCCGCCGCAGATCAGAATATTGAGCCGAGACCGCACCGCCGCGCTCAGATAAGCGGCCATGTCCGCGCTCATCACCTGGTTCGAGACGCAATCCTCGATCGTCATGCTCTGCAACCGGAACTTGCGGATCGAGAGCGTCGGTCCATCCAGAGCCACCGGCGGGATCACGATATTCACCCGCGACCCATCGGGCAGGCGGGCGTCGACATAGGGACTGGACTCATCCACCCGCCGCCCGATCGGCCCGACGATCCGCTGGATGATGTTCATAAGGTGCGCATCGTCGCGAAACCGCGTCTCGACCTTTTCCAGCAATCCGCCCCGCTCGGCATAGATATGCCCCGGCCCATTGACGATGATGTCGTCCACCGATGCATCGCGCAGCAGCGGCGCGAGCGGCCCCATGCCCGCCACCTCATCCTCGACATCCTCGATCAGCAGCAAGCGTTCCGCGCTGTTCAGCGCCAGTTGCCCGCGCCGGCTGCGGCTGGCGATGACCTGCTCGATCTCCTCGCGCAGCGCCCGCGGCCCCAAAGTCTCCGCCGTCTCGGCACGCGCCTCCAGTTGCTCGATCAGTTGGGTGCAGGTCTGCCCCTTGGCGAGCTGATAATTGTCGCTCATCCGTTGGGCGGCGGGTTGGGCGACCGGCGCGATCCGCACCTCCCGCGCGGGCACGAAGCCCTTTTCCCCGGTCAGCAAACTCACGACGCACGCTCGTTTGTTTGTTTGCCGCGATTTAGCTTCGCTGGCCTTGCGGCTCCAAGCCGCCAGATGCCCGCATCTGGCTCGAAATCGCTCACGACTTTGAGCATCGCCCGTCGCAACCGATCGATCCCGCCAGCCTTGGACGCCACCCCACAAGCCCGCCGGATCGCCGCCATATAGGTCCCGCCATCCGCCTCCATCGCCAGCGGCCGCCCGGCGTTCAACGCATTGCGCATCCGCGCCCGGTCCGTCGGCAGGGCCAGCACCGATCCGACCCCCAGCGCATCCGCCATCCGCCGCCCATCCAGCAGCACGCCCGGCAGATGATCCCAGACCAGCAACCGCATCGCCTCGACGCGCTCGCGCTCCGCCCCGATCCGGTCGAGCAGGCGGCGACACGCCTCGATCTCCCGGATCGACTGGTCGCAGAGCAGCTCCACTTGGGTAGCCTCCGCCACCACTTCGCGCAGCAGCCCGCCATGGCGCAGGCTCCCCGCATTCAGCACCACATCGCTGCAACAGCCTCGCAGCAGCCGGATCAGCGCCGCCAGATCGCCGGGCGTCAGCCCAGCCGGCTCCGCCCCGGTCCCCCCGTCGAAGGTCAGCAGCATGAGCCCGCTCGGGCCATGCCGCGCCACCGTGCTGGCGAGCAGACTGGCGTCCAGCCGCTCCATGTCGCTTATGGCCGAAGCCAGCCCATAATCGACGTTCAAATCGAGATAAGTCGCCGCCGCGCTGGTCGGCAAAGTGCAGTCGATCAGCAAGGTTGAACGCTGGCCTGACCCTTGGCTCGCCGCAATCGCCATATCGGTCGCCACCATCGCGCAGGCATCCCGGTCCGCGCCCAGGACCAGCGTCAACCGCCCCCGGTTCCCCCGATCCGCCGCCGCATCGTTCAGCAACCGCGCCAGGACGGCGGCAATCTCCGCCCCCTCGCCGTCGCGCGGGATGACATCATCCACCCCCGCCCGAATAGCGCGCAGCAACGGCTCCGCCTCCATCTCCTGCGTTGCGAGCACGACCGGCCGCCCGCCCGCGCTCTCCACCACGGTTCCTATCGCAGCGGACAAGGCCCGCTCCGGCGGAATGGCCGCCCGGTCGATCACGATGAGGCACGGTCCCGCCAAAGCCTCGCGCTCGATCGACTGCACCAGCTCGACGGAAACCCGCCCGCCCATCGCCTCGTCGATCCGTTGCGCCAGCATCCGGTCTACGGAAAGCAGGAATATCGTCGCCATGGCTTACCGCCTCACCACGCCAAAGGGCGCGTTTGACTGGTCCAGCCCGTCCGTGCCCAGGATCATGTCGCCTATGCCGGGATCGATCCCAGCCGTCCCCGCGCCGGGCAGAGGCGGCATCTCGTCCGCCTTCACCGGCCCCACCAGCCTGGGCGTCGCGACGATGACCAGCTCCTGTTTTTCCTTCTGGTTCTGCTGCCGCTTGAAGAAAGCGCCGAGCACCGGAATATCGCCCAGAAACGGGGTGCGCTCCCTCGTCACCGTCTGGCTGGAATAGCTCAGCCCCGCGATCACGAAGCTCTGCCCGCTGCCCAGCTCCACCGTCGTTTCCGCCGACCGCCGCCGCAGTCCCGGCACGACATAGCCCTGCAACTGCACGCCATTATTATAGTCGAGTTCGCTGACCTCCGGCGCGATCTTCAGGACGATATGGTCCTTCGACAGCACGAAGGGCGTGACGGACAACCGCACGCCGAACTCCTTATATTGGATGGAAAGCGTGTTCCCCGATCCGGAAACCTGCGGCACCGGCACGGGAAATTCGCCGCCTGCGAGGAAACTCGCCTGCTCGCCGGATCGCACCAGCAGGGTCGGCTGCGCCAGCAATTGCGACAGGCCGTTGGAGGAGAGCGCGCTCAACACCGCGCCGATGCCGCGATTGGGCGCGGAGAGGAACAGGTTGAAGGCGTTCTGGATCGGCGCGCTGGCTTCCAGCGAGAGGCCGTCGGGATTGAACGAGGCGCTCGCCAGACTGCTGGGCGAAACGATCGCGCCCTGAATATCGCCACTCAATTTGGAAAAGTTGAACCCCAGCGCCTTGAGCGTCGTCGCGGAGACGGCCGCGAACTGCACATCGACCGCCACGACCTGCTCGCCGGCCCGGACGACAGGTGCGCTTGCCGCTGCGTCGACTTCCACCCTGATCGGCTCCCGCGCGATCAGCCCGCCGTCACCGCCGTAGACGCTGATGGTCGCATCGCCCTCGCCAATCGCCGTCAGCCGCAGCGACCGGGCCGAGGGAGCGGCGATGGACAGCACGCCCTCCCGATCGACCTCGATCCGTCCGATGGCGTGGGGGTAGGAAAGGGTATGCTGCTCCTTCACATGCAGCGTCGTTTGCGCGGCTGCGCCTATCGGCCAGCCCAGCGCGACCAGGCTGGCGGTCAGCGCGGAAATCCCTGTCTTTCTCAACGGCCGGCACTCCCGGAATAGATGGTCTCGCGGCGGTCGCCCACGACAAGCTCGATGGCATGCGGCACGAAACGGGGCGCTGCGCGAGGTGCAGGCGCCGTCACGATGCGCGGAGTGGCAGGCGCCACACCCGGCTCAGGCCCGGCAGAGGCGGCCACCGCCACGGCAACCTGCGCGCTATCGGCCGGATTGCGCAGCGACAGCGTCAAGGCGCCTGTGCTTTTCGCCAGCGAAAGGGTCGATACCTGCTCCGGCGTCAGCGCCAACGTCACCGTCCGCGCAGGCGGGGGAGGGGAGGACAGCGCCCCATCCACTCCCGAAGACTGCTGCGTGCCGACGACGACCTCGCCCACCGCCAACACCTGCACCATCTGGAGCAAAGCCTGTGCCCGGCTGCGCCCGGAACCCCGCGCCCCGCTGATCGCGTCGGCGCCGGGATAGACCACCTGCACGTCCACCCGATCGCCTGGCCGGACCAGCCCGGCCACGGCGATCTCCGCCGTCGTGTCGATGCTGACGGCGCGCATCCCCATGGGCACGCGAATGGCGAGCTTGCTCTCCATCCCGACCGCGTCGCGGGCGACGAGCGCCCGCATGGGAATGTCCCGCGTCGCAACCTTGCCCACCACTTCGGCGGAGGTCGCCGCATAAGGAAAGCGCGCAGGATCACCCGCCGCATTGCGGATCATCGCGGCGGTGATCGTCTCGCCGGTCCGGATCGCCCGCGCCGCCTGCACCAGCACCGCGGCAGGCGCGGCGATCGTCGCTGGCGCGGCGCTGCCCTGCACCGTCGCGGCAGAGGCATTTCGCAATTCCCGGACGCCCAACGCCAGAAAAGCCGAAGCGGCGGTCAGCCCGACGGCGATCGTCAGCTTGGCCTTCAAACCCAAACGCATTGCTTTCCCCCATGAGCGCATTGCGTGAACGCAAAACGCTTCAGCCGGGGAAATTCATAGCCTTTGGGCGATTGTCAGGGCATGAAAGAAGCAACCGGAACGGCGCAAAGTCCTGAATCGCGGGAATGGCAGCTTTATAGAGAGGCGACGGGCGTTTCGCTCATCTCGGCCCACGCAAAATCCATTCAGAGCGAGCGCAATTGATCCGAAACGGTTCCGATTGCTTTCAGGATGAAGGACGAAGCCTCTGCATTGTAAG is a genomic window of Sphingobium sp. TKS containing:
- the mtnA gene encoding S-methyl-5-thioribose-1-phosphate isomerase, which codes for MKLDGQTTRSIWLEPDGWSVGIFDQRRLPWALERLVLRTPGDAYDAIADMATRGAPLIGAVAAYGLALALREDPGVASLERAFAHLASARPTAVNLRWALERVRATVVKQPIGERAALAYAEAARLCDEDVAANRAIGEAGLPLIREIAARKGGAPVNILTHCNAGWLATVDWGTATAPIYLAHDEGVAVHIWVDETRPRNQGALTAFELAGHGVSHSLIVDNAGGLLMQQGRVDMVIVGTDRVTANGDVCNKIGTYLKALAAQAHGVPFYVALPLSTYDPATPDGASVPIEERAADEIRFMTGPDDHGVAARIGVTASPAVNPAFDITPAGLVTAYIIQTGLVTDAKRLG
- a CDS encoding TadE/TadG family type IV pilus assembly protein, translating into MRSRVRRLLACERGLAALEFALLAPALLMLVFAIILYSFYFAALMGVRHAAVEGARAAVAGLSTTERTSLAQSRAQAVINGYGTLLAAGGGPVVMAGADATGTFRVRVSYNMSGSPMMRYAALVPMPSATISASIIVTNGSY
- a CDS encoding Flp family type IVb pilin translates to MNKFLGSLIAKLARDEKGLTAVEYAVLGAVVVAAIVAVGTNFRTQLGAAFTTMFNSIPSS
- a CDS encoding pilus assembly protein TadG-related protein, with translation MIEWKRRVFLRRQEPRSGGGTGFLPSQEHGSHGARVSSLWRDQSAAVAPMIAALGAVLIGAAGFALDAGLYYVSERNLRAATDAAALAAAMNPAQATARARDSLTRNGYDPAILRSVETGRYCADAGLGAAQRFDASMALCPGNGRVNAVRIRTGKPARQFLMHVLGPANPLPELAASATAARIDEAGVGITSGILTVTNALVNSVNDLLGALLGIKLHLSTADVEALMASNVDAGLFFDALAQRVGESGTYAALTARTVGLQDLLHAAASAADNAATAATLTLLAGQVGNGYTVPLKGLFGLGVWKNMPVGGANEKPALRAGINAYQLFSFAVQAGSGTVDLSDAVGTIAPGSSVLLAGMATGPMDRPRFSFGPAGETSAATSALRLQLDVGIKNVTLLGVPLVSVNLPVTIDIAAAQGQVSAIDCPDTAEQARDMRVTVQASTGLVNAYIGTLPAGAMTRPMPALSAAEVQPARIVNALGVVAVDGRAVAQPVMGNSGALVFGPGGQGTIGRPGSPGTSASIGNGSQVGPLLTSLASSLGAPDGLEVQLLGACLPIVCDATKTLARSQLLSGVVNPLAALVGTTIDPLVTNLLGALGIQLGHATLWATGARCGVPVLV
- a CDS encoding tetratricopeptide repeat protein; its protein translation is MRRFMLAALLMTAAPVQAKEAPDTRGLYLQLIHQARGDGRPRAALAYLDDFERRYPGDAEARLLRVNSLIDLGQIDAAEAVPLPVETADGGVSAVRGHLLAARGRWAEAAAFYEQAGRASPADPLLRNALGYALLRAGQAGAAIEALRGASDLAPQMAVIRNNLLLALIVGGRDAEAEAGLRRIRDGGLRRKLAAEAVRIGKGG
- a CDS encoding type II secretion system F family protein, coding for MGALFLFCAAMGAVCAFAGVRMLLADQRLEARLGMAGERTTFRLPGAFAARGRDKSEIAAKLMLAGFQNARAADWFVWARMAATGGAATAVMVVSRMMWGGFFAQPLLIVIAAGLTYVGAKQAIHLLAARRAQAIMAEFPFLLDLMLMMLESGISLDQCFRSIARDESIAVPHHARLIAMLVADLDRGMRYELALDRWAARVAVNGAKELAALFRQALFQGIELAPALREFVREFTQRRVMRAREAMGGITVRMVVLMILFFMPALFVVLGGPPVVAIFDTLRGISQ
- a CDS encoding type II secretion system F family protein, with amino-acid sequence MLSGAAFLILSLLIVAGIGWQLLAEQARQRAVIDRRLGLASAAVAQRRVVLAAPDVVAPLLAQAQIDVTTQALGIFGGVLVLAALVALLAAGPVAALAVIAGVPLGLLAWVRRRAQRRVEALIEALPYYIDAVRQMQAVGNSLAQALERALADAPAIVQAYIAPVARRLELGAPVADAMQMLAERLRVPEISMLAAAIRTNMRYGGSISAVLLNLANILRERIRIKRELKAAISEAKISGRVLIVMPLVAMALLVAMNPSYIDFFVNDPRGHRLAVVAVVLQGMGMLVMRRVMRLAF
- a CDS encoding CpaF family protein, giving the protein MSLLTGEKGFVPAREVRIAPVAQPAAQRMSDNYQLAKGQTCTQLIEQLEARAETAETLGPRALREEIEQVIASRSRRGQLALNSAERLLLIEDVEDEVAGMGPLAPLLRDASVDDIIVNGPGHIYAERGGLLEKVETRFRDDAHLMNIIQRIVGPIGRRVDESSPYVDARLPDGSRVNIVIPPVALDGPTLSIRKFRLQSMTIEDCVSNQVMSADMAAYLSAAVRSRLNILICGGTGAGKTTLLNMLSTFIGDRERLITIEDAAELQLRQSHVVRLETRPPTVDGSREVSSRELVRNALRMRPDRIILGEVRGVEAVEMLQAMSTGHDGSMATLHGNSPRDAFARLEMLLGFAGVQSDIRAIRRFIANSVHVVVQLQRLSNGSRRVMSVSEVTGLEGDAYSLNELFVFQEQPALSGLGEFRTLSLRPYFTERLRDYRSGRSC
- a CDS encoding AAA family ATPase; protein product: MATIFLLSVDRMLAQRIDEAMGGRVSVELVQSIEREALAGPCLIVIDRAAIPPERALSAAIGTVVESAGGRPVVLATQEMEAEPLLRAIRAGVDDVIPRDGEGAEIAAVLARLLNDAAADRGNRGRLTLVLGADRDACAMVATDMAIAASQGSGQRSTLLIDCTLPTSAAATYLDLNVDYGLASAISDMERLDASLLASTVARHGPSGLMLLTFDGGTGAEPAGLTPGDLAALIRLLRGCCSDVVLNAGSLRHGGLLREVVAEATQVELLCDQSIREIEACRRLLDRIGAERERVEAMRLLVWDHLPGVLLDGRRMADALGVGSVLALPTDRARMRNALNAGRPLAMEADGGTYMAAIRRACGVASKAGGIDRLRRAMLKVVSDFEPDAGIWRLGAARPAKLNRGKQTNERAS
- a CDS encoding type II and III secretion system protein family protein, translating into MRKTGISALTASLVALGWPIGAAAQTTLHVKEQHTLSYPHAIGRIEVDREGVLSIAAPSARSLRLTAIGEGDATISVYGGDGGLIAREPIRVEVDAAASAPVVRAGEQVVAVDVQFAAVSATTLKALGFNFSKLSGDIQGAIVSPSSLASASFNPDGLSLEASAPIQNAFNLFLSAPNRGIGAVLSALSSNGLSQLLAQPTLLVRSGEQASFLAGGEFPVPVPQVSGSGNTLSIQYKEFGVRLSVTPFVLSKDHIVLKIAPEVSELDYNNGVQLQGYVVPGLRRRSAETTVELGSGQSFVIAGLSYSSQTVTRERTPFLGDIPVLGAFFKRQQNQKEKQELVIVATPRLVGPVKADEMPPLPGAGTAGIDPGIGDMILGTDGLDQSNAPFGVVRR
- the cpaB gene encoding Flp pilus assembly protein CpaB, which encodes MRLGLKAKLTIAVGLTAASAFLALGVRELRNASAATVQGSAAPATIAAPAAVLVQAARAIRTGETITAAMIRNAAGDPARFPYAATSAEVVGKVATRDIPMRALVARDAVGMESKLAIRVPMGMRAVSIDTTAEIAVAGLVRPGDRVDVQVVYPGADAISGARGSGRSRAQALLQMVQVLAVGEVVVGTQQSSGVDGALSSPPPPARTVTLALTPEQVSTLSLAKSTGALTLSLRNPADSAQVAVAVAASAGPEPGVAPATPRIVTAPAPRAAPRFVPHAIELVVGDRRETIYSGSAGR